The DNA window GTTTAACTACAATAATGGAGATTATATCCTTCTTGGAAAAATTATTGAAAATATCTATGGTAAATCCTATGAAGAAGTTTTAAAAGAACAGGTATTAGTTCCTTTAAAAATGAACAACACTGGTCTGCTGCATCATAATGATATCATTCAGAATATTGATGATGGTTATACAGGTGCAGATTCTGACGCATTTGCACTCCATACACCTACCAATACCTATATAGATAATTTGTATGCTGCAGGAGGCATGTATTCTACACCAAAAGATCTTTTGATCTTTGATCAGGCCATCTTCAATCATACTTTATTAAAAAAAGCTACTGTAGATACTATGCTCACCCCTTATAAAGAGCTTGGTGAAACTGCTTTTAGCTTTTGGGTTTATCCTAAAAAATTTGGTAATATCAATACTTTATTTGTAGAACGCCAGGGTGAAGGTTATGGGCACAGTTCAAATTGGGTACATTTACCAGAGAAAAATCTAACCCTAATTATATTATCAAATACCAAAGATATTAAATACCTCAACAAAATGAGAGAAAGGATAATTAACGCCTATTATGGACAATAATCTGTTAAAATAAATTCTTAAGTTAAAGAAACTACCCATTTCTGTTGGGATTTTAATATTTTTAAAACCTCAACAATCTATAAACAGGAGAATAGATTGTTGATACCTTGATTTTACAAAAGGTTAATGACAGATGAATTCTAAAAAAACACTTCTCATATTAGCCGGTGGCTTAGGCAGCCGGTATAAAGGACTTAAACAAATCGATGGAATATTGGATAATAGCTCTCCTATTCTTGAATATTCTATTTACGATGCATTAGCGGCTGGCTTTAATAAGATAGTTATTGTTATCAATCGTTTTATTCCTGAAAGCTATATAGAAAGGCTGGAAAATATTTCTGCTAATAACAATTTTGAATTGCATTGGGTATATCAGGATATCAACCAGTATGTACCTGGTAGCTTTGATCATTCATCCAGAGAGAAACCCTGGGGAACAGGACACGCTGTTCTCTGTGCTAAAGAATATATCCATGAACCTTTCGTTATGATCAACGCAGATGATTTTTACGGAAAGGAAATTTATCAGCTGGCTTCAAATGAGATTGATC is part of the Chryseobacterium paludis genome and encodes:
- a CDS encoding serine hydrolase domain-containing protein; amino-acid sequence: MRNILTSLLLLAINITHSQISNVEKVIDSSVKDDNFNGAVLVAQNGKTELLTYKGLSNRHYNINFSDDTKFHIFSLTKSFTAVMIMQLYERGKINLDVPIATYLPDYKGEAAKKATIRNLLTYSSGRFNKDLSSPELIHQAYDNTIWNLDDFITTFLSEKLIDKPGTKFNYNNGDYILLGKIIENIYGKSYEEVLKEQVLVPLKMNNTGLLHHNDIIQNIDDGYTGADSDAFALHTPTNTYIDNLYAAGGMYSTPKDLLIFDQAIFNHTLLKKATVDTMLTPYKELGETAFSFWVYPKKFGNINTLFVERQGEGYGHSSNWVHLPEKNLTLIILSNTKDIKYLNKMRERIINAYYGQ